A stretch of the Actinotalea sp. JY-7876 genome encodes the following:
- a CDS encoding TetR family transcriptional regulator — protein sequence MTRTRERLRASALRLFAELGFDGTTVQRIAQDAGVSHMTFFRHFPTKESVLFDDPYDDAIASQVLAQDRRLPVLERVRRGLAGAWGQLPPSASEETRLRVRIVAEHRGLMASAWSHNRRTGDLVVEALVLDGVDRFEARVATGACLGALMEALFDWGAGPDDRDLGDVVLQALAVLGPGTGEPAPDGAAG from the coding sequence ATGACGCGGACCCGCGAACGACTGCGTGCGAGCGCGCTGCGCCTGTTCGCCGAGCTGGGGTTCGACGGCACCACCGTCCAGCGGATCGCCCAGGACGCCGGGGTCTCCCACATGACGTTCTTCCGGCACTTCCCGACGAAGGAGTCCGTCCTGTTCGACGACCCCTACGACGACGCCATCGCCTCCCAGGTCCTCGCTCAGGACCGGCGGCTCCCCGTCCTGGAGCGGGTGCGGCGTGGCCTCGCCGGCGCGTGGGGGCAGCTCCCGCCATCGGCCTCGGAGGAGACGCGGCTGCGGGTGCGGATCGTGGCGGAGCACCGCGGACTCATGGCGAGCGCGTGGTCGCACAACCGGCGCACCGGCGACCTCGTCGTGGAGGCGCTCGTGCTGGACGGGGTGGACCGCTTCGAGGCGCGGGTCGCCACCGGCGCGTGCCTGGGCGCACTCATGGAGGCGCTGTTCGACTGGGGTGCCGGGCCCGACGACCGCGACCTCGGCGACGTCGTCCTGCAGGCCCTCGCGGTGCTGGGGCCCGGCACCGGGGAACCGGCTCCCGACGGAGCGGCCGGATGA
- a CDS encoding ABC transporter permease → MRAAWRVEVLKLRRSGVGRTAAVVLTLVPVAMAAAFSAVALGTGDSVMASKVRPMMQGTGWEGYLGVLAQILSVAELLCVGIVVSWSVGREFTDGTVTGLLALPTRPGAIVTAKLGAVMVGAVGAAAITAVLALGVGGVIGLGAPDADALRGVGRVLAVAVLMAMLALPLATVASGRRGYLPAIGALLCIVVVTQVATVAGAGAWFPWAAPSLWAGMGGADAASAVLPVQLLIALPVAGLAALWTAVWWERSELG, encoded by the coding sequence ATGAGGGCGGCGTGGCGGGTGGAGGTCCTGAAGCTGCGGCGCTCCGGCGTGGGACGCACCGCCGCCGTCGTGCTGACGCTCGTTCCCGTGGCCATGGCTGCGGCCTTCAGCGCCGTCGCGCTCGGCACCGGCGACAGCGTGATGGCGTCGAAGGTGCGTCCGATGATGCAGGGCACCGGCTGGGAGGGCTACCTCGGGGTCCTGGCGCAGATCCTGTCGGTGGCCGAGCTGCTCTGCGTGGGGATCGTGGTGAGCTGGTCGGTGGGCCGCGAGTTCACCGACGGCACCGTCACGGGGCTGCTCGCCCTGCCGACGCGGCCGGGCGCCATCGTGACGGCCAAGCTGGGAGCCGTCATGGTGGGCGCCGTGGGGGCTGCCGCGATCACCGCCGTCCTGGCGCTCGGCGTGGGCGGCGTCATCGGGCTGGGCGCGCCGGACGCGGACGCGCTCCGGGGCGTCGGACGCGTGCTCGCGGTCGCCGTCCTCATGGCGATGCTGGCGCTGCCGCTGGCGACCGTCGCGAGCGGACGTCGGGGCTATCTCCCTGCGATCGGGGCGCTGCTCTGCATCGTCGTCGTCACGCAGGTCGCCACCGTCGCCGGCGCGGGCGCGTGGTTCCCGTGGGCGGCACCCAGCCTCTGGGCGGGCATGGGGGGAGCCGACGCGGCGTCGGCGGTCCTGCCGGTCCAGCTGCTGATCGCGCTTCCCGTCGCAGGCCTCGCAGCGCTCTGGACCGCGGTGTGGTGGGAGCGGTCGGAGCTCGGGTGA
- the lsrK gene encoding autoinducer-2 kinase has translation MSHVLAIDAGTGSVRAALFTVEGRFVAVASRPWEHDPEPGVPGSMGFATERNHALVLETVREVLATSGIGGSAVQAVSASAMREGLVVLDAAGRELWACANVDSRADVEVVDLQARTGLLEEVYRRSGQTFALAAQPRLLWLARHRPDLYERAARVVMLSEWVLHRLGAEPVMEPSNGSTSGMLALATRSADPELATLCGLRGDLVPDVVEPGTAVGKLSDSAAEATGLAAGIPLAVGGGDAQLAALGLGQTEPGQVLLTGGTFWQLNVNIGEPLTHPDLAVRVNGAAVPGLRQAEAIAFHPGTAVRWFRDTFAAPEVATAREGGRNPLDVLTEAAARVPVGADGVIPIFSDVMDYRHWRHAAPSFLNLSLDGGPRLRAAMFRSLLENAAVVSAANLDLVSSFAPVAPDAPVVFAGGAAASPVWSQIVADALGRSLRVPKVTEATAQGTAACAATAAGALGTPADAAAWVTWEREVTPDPERHERYREVRARWETAYTPQRELARRGVTTPMWHAPGS, from the coding sequence ATGAGCCACGTCCTCGCGATCGACGCCGGCACGGGCTCGGTCCGCGCCGCACTCTTCACGGTCGAGGGCCGGTTCGTGGCCGTCGCCTCCCGGCCGTGGGAGCACGACCCCGAGCCCGGGGTGCCGGGGTCGATGGGCTTCGCCACCGAGCGCAACCACGCCCTGGTCCTGGAGACCGTGCGCGAGGTGCTGGCCACGTCAGGGATCGGCGGCTCGGCCGTGCAGGCCGTCAGCGCGAGCGCGATGCGGGAAGGGCTCGTCGTCCTCGACGCCGCCGGCCGCGAGCTGTGGGCGTGCGCGAACGTGGACTCCCGGGCCGACGTCGAGGTGGTGGACCTCCAGGCCCGGACCGGCCTGCTGGAGGAGGTCTACCGCCGCAGCGGACAGACCTTCGCGCTCGCCGCCCAGCCCCGCCTTCTCTGGCTCGCGCGCCACCGCCCGGACCTCTACGAGCGCGCCGCGCGGGTGGTGATGCTCAGCGAGTGGGTGCTGCACCGGCTGGGCGCCGAGCCCGTGATGGAGCCCTCCAACGGCTCGACGTCCGGCATGCTCGCCCTGGCGACGCGCTCTGCCGACCCGGAGCTGGCCACCCTGTGCGGCCTGCGCGGCGACCTCGTGCCGGACGTCGTCGAGCCGGGGACCGCGGTCGGGAAGCTCTCGGACAGCGCCGCCGAGGCCACAGGACTGGCCGCCGGCATCCCGCTCGCCGTCGGGGGCGGCGACGCCCAGCTCGCGGCGCTCGGCCTGGGGCAGACGGAACCCGGCCAGGTCCTCCTGACCGGGGGGACCTTCTGGCAGCTCAACGTCAACATCGGGGAGCCGCTCACCCACCCGGACCTCGCGGTCCGGGTCAACGGCGCCGCCGTGCCCGGCCTGCGGCAGGCGGAGGCGATCGCGTTCCACCCCGGCACCGCCGTCCGGTGGTTCCGCGACACCTTCGCCGCGCCCGAGGTGGCGACCGCCCGCGAGGGGGGACGCAACCCGCTCGACGTGCTCACGGAGGCGGCGGCGCGGGTGCCGGTCGGTGCGGACGGCGTCATCCCGATCTTCAGCGACGTCATGGACTACCGGCACTGGCGGCACGCGGCGCCGTCGTTCCTCAACCTGTCCCTCGACGGCGGGCCGCGGCTCCGCGCGGCGATGTTCCGCTCGCTGCTGGAGAACGCCGCCGTCGTCTCGGCGGCGAACCTCGACCTCGTCTCCTCGTTCGCGCCCGTCGCCCCGGACGCCCCGGTGGTGTTCGCCGGCGGGGCCGCCGCGTCGCCCGTGTGGTCGCAGATCGTCGCCGACGCCCTCGGCCGGAGCCTGCGCGTGCCGAAGGTCACCGAGGCCACCGCGCAGGGGACCGCCGCCTGCGCCGCGACGGCGGCGGGCGCGCTCGGCACGCCGGCGGACGCCGCCGCGTGGGTGACCTGGGAACGGGAGGTCACCCCCGATCCCGAGCGGCACGAACGGTACCGGGAGGTCCGTGCCCGCTGGGAGACCGCCTACACGCCCCAGCGCGAGCTCGCGCGTCGGGGTGTGACCACCCCGATGTGGCACGCGCCGGGCAGCTGA
- a CDS encoding sugar-binding transcriptional regulator, with translation MDSTRRYGDDDWPAQEQLLRVAWYYYVDGMTQDDIAKRINVSRASAGRLLERCRQSGVVSFTINSEYYSAFRVSRMLKEKFGLREVLVPPGLETDAEQQSVVNTRLGRGGAQYLQSHLRPGDLLGMGWGDTVQQTMEQLQPDALAGVRTVSLTGGVGAYLDNLRRARAGRDHGTLDAVLPTPILASSEGLAEALRAETQVQQGLDLARQADHAIVGIGALSGGPTLAKLGYAAEDELERNAAAGAVGDILGVFYDAEGTPLDLPIHRRRIGIDLDDLRAIPNVVGVAGGRAKLDAIRGALGGGYLDVLVTTEEVARALLDEEGTETEDVA, from the coding sequence GTGGACAGCACCCGCCGGTACGGCGACGACGACTGGCCGGCGCAGGAACAGCTCCTGCGCGTCGCCTGGTACTACTACGTCGACGGCATGACGCAGGACGACATCGCCAAGCGGATCAACGTCTCGCGCGCGTCGGCCGGGCGCCTGCTCGAGCGGTGCCGGCAGTCCGGCGTCGTCAGCTTCACCATCAACTCGGAGTACTACAGCGCCTTCCGCGTCAGCCGGATGCTGAAGGAGAAGTTCGGCCTGCGGGAGGTGCTGGTCCCGCCGGGCCTGGAGACGGACGCGGAGCAGCAGTCGGTCGTCAACACGCGGCTGGGACGCGGGGGAGCGCAGTACCTCCAGAGCCACCTGCGGCCGGGCGACCTGCTGGGCATGGGGTGGGGCGACACGGTCCAGCAGACCATGGAGCAGCTCCAGCCGGACGCGCTCGCCGGCGTCCGCACGGTCAGCCTCACGGGCGGCGTCGGCGCCTACCTGGACAACCTGCGCCGGGCGCGGGCGGGCCGGGACCACGGCACGCTGGACGCGGTGCTCCCGACGCCGATCCTCGCCTCGTCCGAGGGCCTGGCCGAGGCGCTGCGGGCGGAGACGCAGGTGCAGCAGGGGCTCGACCTGGCCCGCCAGGCCGACCACGCGATCGTCGGGATCGGTGCGCTCAGCGGTGGCCCGACGCTCGCCAAGCTCGGCTACGCGGCCGAGGACGAGCTCGAGCGGAACGCGGCGGCCGGAGCGGTCGGCGACATCCTCGGCGTCTTCTACGACGCCGAGGGCACCCCGCTCGACCTGCCCATCCACCGGCGTCGCATCGGCATCGACCTCGACGACCTGCGCGCCATCCCCAACGTCGTCGGCGTCGCCGGCGGCCGGGCGAAGCTCGACGCCATCCGCGGCGCGCTGGGCGGCGGGTATCTCGACGTGCTCGTCACCACCGAGGAGGTCGCCCGGGCGCTCCTCGACGAGGAGGGCACCGAGACCGAGGACGTGGCATGA
- a CDS encoding class II aldolase/adducin family protein: MAERTEELMRSTHWPTDPAPADGADSPADVVRASRLLGSDPSLVLHGGGNTSVKDEGVLYVKGSGHDMSSIGPEGFAPLRRAALATLLARDQVSDTEMVAALRAALVDASAPNPSIEAPLHAFLPYAAVLHTHADAIVTLTDTVNGAALLDDLFGDTAPLLPYCMPGFELARLVRSRWPEIARGGAVGFVLAHHGAFTFGDDVRTAYERHLRLVDLAESLIAEHTGVRFVDDPHERVVDAAEDGALAAFAREVRDVVGGEVVAEAVRSDQVDVFLDRADLAEVTSRGPTTLEHVIHTKRVPLIGRDVEQYVADYRAYFTRNRPRARMPVRMLDPMPRVVLDPELGLVGLGRTAKQARVARDIYRHTIRVMTAAQALGGYVTTSEGEQFDMEYWELEQAKLR, encoded by the coding sequence GTGGCAGAGAGGACTGAGGAGCTGATGCGCTCGACTCACTGGCCGACCGACCCGGCACCCGCGGACGGGGCCGACAGCCCTGCCGACGTCGTCCGCGCGTCGCGCCTCCTGGGGTCCGACCCCTCCCTGGTGCTCCACGGGGGTGGCAACACCTCGGTCAAGGACGAGGGGGTTCTCTACGTCAAGGGCTCCGGGCACGACATGAGCTCGATCGGACCAGAGGGTTTCGCGCCGCTGCGGCGGGCCGCGCTCGCCACCCTGCTGGCTCGGGATCAGGTGAGCGACACGGAGATGGTCGCCGCCCTGCGCGCTGCGCTGGTCGACGCGTCGGCGCCGAACCCCTCGATCGAGGCGCCGCTGCACGCCTTCCTGCCGTACGCAGCGGTCCTGCACACCCACGCGGACGCGATCGTGACGCTCACGGACACCGTGAACGGGGCGGCCCTCCTCGACGACCTGTTCGGTGACACCGCTCCGTTGCTGCCGTACTGCATGCCGGGCTTCGAGCTCGCCCGCCTCGTGCGTTCCCGCTGGCCCGAGATCGCCCGGGGCGGCGCGGTCGGGTTCGTCCTGGCGCACCACGGTGCGTTCACGTTCGGCGACGACGTCCGGACGGCGTACGAGCGGCACCTGCGCCTGGTCGATCTCGCCGAGTCGCTCATCGCGGAGCACACGGGCGTGCGCTTCGTCGACGACCCCCACGAGAGGGTCGTCGACGCGGCCGAGGACGGTGCGCTCGCCGCTTTCGCGAGAGAGGTGCGCGACGTCGTCGGCGGGGAGGTGGTGGCCGAGGCGGTCCGCTCGGACCAGGTCGACGTCTTCCTCGACAGGGCCGACCTCGCCGAGGTGACGAGCCGGGGGCCGACCACGCTCGAGCACGTCATCCACACGAAGCGCGTCCCTCTCATCGGTCGGGACGTCGAGCAGTACGTCGCCGACTACCGGGCCTACTTCACGCGGAACCGCCCCAGAGCCCGGATGCCGGTGCGGATGCTCGACCCGATGCCTCGCGTGGTCCTCGACCCCGAGCTCGGCCTGGTGGGGCTCGGCCGTACCGCCAAGCAGGCCCGGGTCGCGCGCGACATCTACCGGCACACGATCCGGGTGATGACGGCGGCGCAGGCGCTGGGCGGGTACGTCACGACCAGCGAGGGCGAGCAGTTCGACATGGAGTACTGGGAGCTCGAACAGGCCAAGCTCCGCTGA
- the lsrF gene encoding 3-hydroxy-5-phosphonooxypentane-2,4-dione thiolase, which yields MADLEGNVSAKQYHADIPQETHGFHVKGASGLDFGMKHRLGRIFDPADGRTVMLAFDHGYFQGPTSGLERVDLSIVPLAAHADALMATRGIIRSVIPAGTGTPLVVRASGGPSVLKELSDERVAMDMEDAVRIDASAVAVQVFVGGAHETQSVHNMTTLVDAGLRLGIPVLGVTAVGTELTRDARYLRLATRMIAELGAQLVKTYYCDGEFESVTAACPVPVIMAGGKKLPVLDALTMAHDAISQGAAGVDMGRNIFQRQDPSAMIRAVRAVVHGGAKPTEALEMYTDLSGGKED from the coding sequence ATGGCCGACCTCGAGGGCAACGTCTCGGCGAAGCAGTACCACGCGGACATCCCGCAGGAGACCCACGGGTTCCACGTCAAGGGAGCGTCCGGGCTCGACTTCGGCATGAAGCACCGGCTGGGCCGGATCTTCGACCCGGCCGACGGCCGGACCGTCATGCTCGCGTTCGACCACGGGTACTTCCAGGGCCCCACCAGCGGCCTGGAGCGGGTCGACCTGTCGATCGTGCCGCTCGCGGCTCACGCGGACGCGCTCATGGCGACCCGCGGCATCATCCGCTCGGTGATCCCCGCCGGCACGGGCACACCGCTGGTGGTCCGGGCGTCGGGGGGCCCGTCGGTGCTCAAGGAGCTGTCCGACGAGCGCGTGGCGATGGACATGGAGGACGCCGTGCGGATCGACGCCTCCGCCGTGGCCGTCCAGGTGTTCGTCGGCGGTGCCCACGAGACGCAGTCGGTGCACAACATGACGACCCTCGTGGACGCAGGCCTGCGGCTCGGCATCCCCGTGCTCGGCGTGACCGCGGTCGGCACGGAGCTCACGCGGGACGCCCGGTACCTGCGCCTGGCCACCCGGATGATCGCCGAGCTCGGCGCGCAGCTCGTGAAGACGTACTACTGCGACGGCGAGTTCGAGTCCGTCACGGCCGCGTGCCCCGTGCCCGTGATCATGGCCGGGGGGAAGAAGCTCCCGGTGCTGGACGCCCTGACCATGGCGCACGACGCGATCAGTCAGGGGGCGGCCGGTGTCGACATGGGGCGCAACATCTTCCAGCGGCAGGATCCCTCGGCCATGATCCGGGCCGTGCGTGCGGTGGTGCACGGCGGCGCCAAGCCGACGGAGGCGCTGGAGATGTACACGGACCTCTCGGGGGGCAAAGAGGACTGA
- a CDS encoding ABC transporter ATP-binding protein — MPDDALLRLRGISRTFGTEVAVAGVDLTVRRGEVHALVGLNGAGKTTLMRLCLGMLRPDAGSAAVTTATGAVNAWRAPSPTWARTGHLVGVPFLYGELTVTEVIRSAALLRGVDRRDVPVLSDRIIDELELRHWADRRCAHLSTGNRQRVGLACAAVHRPELLVLDEPTNALDPAGVLVVRRWLQEARRRGTGVLVSSHHLDEVARVADRITVLHRGTVVDTLAPGAVDLERAFFATVYRAEASRTGEGVSEWPA, encoded by the coding sequence GTGCCGGACGATGCGCTCCTGCGCCTGCGCGGCATCTCCCGGACGTTCGGCACCGAGGTCGCCGTCGCCGGTGTCGACCTCACGGTGCGCCGCGGCGAGGTGCACGCCCTCGTGGGCCTCAACGGCGCGGGCAAGACGACGTTGATGCGGTTGTGCCTCGGGATGCTGCGGCCGGACGCCGGCAGCGCCGCCGTCACCACCGCCACAGGTGCGGTGAACGCGTGGCGAGCGCCGTCGCCGACCTGGGCGCGCACCGGGCACCTGGTCGGCGTGCCCTTCCTGTACGGCGAGCTCACCGTGACCGAGGTGATCCGCTCCGCCGCCCTCCTTCGCGGCGTCGACCGTCGGGACGTCCCGGTGCTGAGCGACCGCATCATCGACGAGCTGGAGCTGCGGCACTGGGCGGACCGTCGCTGCGCCCACCTGTCCACCGGCAACCGGCAACGCGTCGGGTTGGCGTGCGCAGCAGTCCATCGGCCGGAGCTCCTGGTGCTCGACGAGCCGACGAACGCCCTCGACCCCGCGGGCGTCCTCGTCGTGCGCCGCTGGCTCCAGGAGGCTCGCCGGCGCGGCACGGGCGTCCTGGTCTCGAGCCACCACCTCGACGAGGTCGCGCGCGTGGCCGACCGGATCACCGTCCTGCACCGCGGCACGGTCGTGGACACGCTGGCGCCCGGGGCCGTCGACCTCGAGCGGGCCTTCTTCGCCACGGTGTACCGGGCCGAGGCGAGTCGGACCGGGGAAGGCGTGAGCGAGTGGCCGGCATGA
- a CDS encoding cupin domain-containing protein: MIHRHLDDTEHRFGQYGPGYVIRGPRTDVGLVRLRPGDDASNHYHAAIEETFVVLEGRATLWVDGRRAYAVGVGDVYQMEPGEQHYFVNESDEVFRALFIKAPFDPQDGVQVPWVPGEPEPDLAP; the protein is encoded by the coding sequence GTGATCCACCGCCATCTTGACGACACCGAGCACCGGTTCGGGCAGTACGGGCCGGGCTACGTCATCCGCGGTCCTCGTACCGACGTCGGGCTCGTGCGCCTGCGCCCGGGCGACGACGCCTCGAACCACTACCACGCCGCCATCGAGGAGACGTTCGTGGTCCTCGAGGGGCGGGCCACGCTGTGGGTGGACGGACGCCGCGCCTACGCGGTCGGCGTCGGCGACGTCTACCAGATGGAGCCCGGCGAGCAGCACTACTTCGTCAACGAGTCCGACGAGGTGTTCCGGGCGCTGTTCATCAAGGCGCCGTTCGACCCGCAGGACGGCGTCCAGGTGCCGTGGGTCCCCGGCGAGCCTGAGCCCGACCTCGCTCCCTGA